AATGTGTTCTAAGTGGTTGCCAGGTTGCTGCTATAAGGGTTGCTATGATGTTCTGAGGgcttgccagggtgttgctatgaatGTGTTCTAAGTGTTGCCGGGGTGTTGCTATGAcatttctagggtgttctgagtggttgccagggtgttgctttGAATGTGTTCTAAGTGATTGCCATAGTGCTGTTATAAGGTGTCCTagagtgttctgagtggttgctagggcttTACTACAAAGGTGTTCTAagtggtttccagggtgttgatataagggttgctagggtgttctgagtggttgccgGGGTGTTTCTAGTGAGTTGCTATGTTGTTGTGGGATGTTGCTTTGAGATTTGCTGAGTGTCAGGGGTtttgaaaaatctataatttcaGATACAAGCAGCAATAATAATGAGGCTGCTCTTTGCGTAAAGAAACTGTCTACAATAAAACTTTTACTGATTGATCAAAATCAAGTACTTTACCACAGTGCAATGTGAAGTAGTTTAAAGTTACGTTGCGAACTATCAGAGAAGACCAGGAGACGTGAGCTGAAGGGTCTCCATTGTGTCTCTCCTCCATGGCCATGTGGGGTCTAGCTGGTGTTTTCTGCCTGCAGGACGCTTTGACTCAGGAGGACAGACAACATCTGTCGTTCCTTGCCCCCTCCCTTCCCTCCATTCATAGGCACACACTGCCTCTCCCAAATGGTGCCCTTTTGTATCGGCTATTGTCCGCCGCTACATTGTGTGACTCTGCCTGTTCCCCAGAGCTCCATTGATGAGTGTTGTAAGAGACCTCAGCCAGAACTCCTCTGAACTTCTCCTCCAGCTTAATGTTTAGCTATAAAAGCTCAACAAAAGACATTTTGTTCTCTAACTACATCAATGTTAGGATACAAAATCTTGCACAAAGTTTCTCTTAACAGAAAGTGCAAGAGAACATCATTAAGAAAAGATTTTCTTTGATTTTGGTCGTTGTTTTGGTGACGTGTGTTTGAAATCAAGAAAGGCTTTCCCGCCAAAACACCTGCCAAATAGTTTCATCCAGTTAGGAAATGTGCCAACTAGTTCAGGGTTTTTTCCCCCCTTCCCAAAGCCTTAAATTTCTCCCTCTAGTCTGGTTGGAAAACTTGTAAACATCCTGCAGCTATTTGACGGCGTTTCTCAAAGGCCCTTCTCTTGAGCGATGCACCCGCGGCAGGCAGAATGTGGGGTAAAGCCATGAATAGCCCAGTATGGGGTGACCGAGAGGCCAGAGCAGATGTTAATGATTAGCTTCGTTCTCATCCCTATAAAGAACCCGCATCCCAATCTATTCCCCATTTTCTAAAGAACCATTTCCAACCCTTACAGAGTGGCACACATAAAAGTCATAAATCCAGCACCCAGAAAAGACTCGATAGAAAATGCGAACCACCACAAAGGACGCTTACAAGAAAAGAGGCTCCAATTTAGCAGCGTCTCACAACACTTAAAAgttttgcagtttgtttttGGTGGTTCATGTGGTTTATCAGCATTCAAATATGAATGTAAAAATGctcttattttaacatttaagctAAGTgtatgcaaataaaacaatgaaatactTTCGATAGTTCATAATctttatttggaaaaataatttaagCTAAAACTTCATTCAgagaaagaaaatcaaacaaagaCCTGTTAATGGAAACAATagcattaataacattttttacaatccttctttaaataactttttctcaaaacatcCCAGCAACCCGAAGTGCCTTTGCAAGTAACAGGAACAACTTAGGAAAAACGCAAActtaaataatcttaaaaacattacaaatatttagaaatacaacttaaataaaaataaattaacttaaatcaTACAACTCTTGttataaaaaggaaaacaaaaaacatacaaacaaggATATTATTCATCATCAACAACACAAACTTATTCTTTTACgtcaaaaaacaaattacatacattttctaAACCATAATGCAAAAAAGCGGAGGCTTGGAAGACTTTGAGATTTTTCTTTTGAGCACTTACACATAGATTCCACTGGTCATGTGACAGGATATGACATCATGTGACATTTTAACCCAGTGCAAGACAGGCCAGTATGGCTGAACATCCACCGTTTTGATGTAGTCCCTTGTACACTGACTTGTGGGGCCAGCAAATGTTGCCAAAATATTGCTAAAATGTTACCACAACTTCGCCACGGCGTCACGGAGACAGTCAATGGCAATTTGCGacacatttgttttaaactaCTTCCTTAACATCCTTAATGTTTGGTGCAGTCTCTGGGCACAGTAAAAGCCTGTGGGAATTATTGGCGGAAAAACCAGCAAATGTTGCCAAAATATTGCTAAAACGTTGCCACAATGCTGACACATTATTGGACATCACATGGCAAAACACTGCGATACTTTTCTTGTATTCTCTTTCATATCCTTCCTAATGCCATTCTCGTGTGATGAACCCacgttaaaaaacatttaaaaatggacACACATTGTCCAACacctttaaaatggctttaCAGGTAAATTTTACAACTAcatttgaaattttaatgaCACTCCTGCCATCATTATCATTTCCACAAGCTTCCAAGCCTACAGGCCACCACTGCCTGTGCCTCTTTCAGTACAGAGAACCAGCTCATCCTGAATATCAGTTAATCAGTCTTAGTTTCTCAGCAGCAGTAGTCATGAGGTGGGACATTTCCACCAGGTTTCGAGCAGCAGCATTTTCTTAGGGAGTTCAAAATGTCTCCCATAGGACACAATGAGCATCGGCTTCCTGCAGGCCCATTACACCTGAGATGGGAAAAGACAACAAAGCGCCTGTTAGTTCTCAGAATCAAAGTGAGAATGCTAAATGGACATACATTCAAAGTCAGCTACATGCGACACTCACCTCAGTTGCAATTACACATTCATCTTTTTCCTCCGACATCACCATGACGGATTTGTATTTGGTGTCGACACAAGCCGACGTGGATGCCGATGCACATGCTGACGCACATGCTGACTCGGAATACAGTGAATCGGAATACTTTGATTCTGAATACTTCGATTCTGAGTACTTTGATTCAGAATACTTTGATTCAGAATACCTCGACTctgaatattttgacttttctgaTGCATCACTGCAAGGAAAAAGGAGAGTAGCATGTTAGCGATGTGTACATTTGAGAGGAAATTAATCAAAGGAAGAAATCGTTGTCTTGGACAACGATTTTACCTTTTCAGACGTTTCCTGCGCTTCTCCTCAAACTCAGAAGAGTCCTGCAGAGATTGGCACTTTACATCCTCGCAGCTATCGGACAATTCCTTCGCCGCCATCTCCTTCCCAGCATGCTCCAGTTTCACTTCGTGCTTCACCTCGTATTTTACTTCATGCACCAGGTTGTAGTCTGCAGGTGCATGTCGTGTCTTATAGCTCCTCTTCTCCTTCTCCGTTGTCATGCTCAGGTCATCATGATCACTGTGAAAATCGATCTTCTTGTTGATGTTCTTTAAAGGTGCCGCCCCGACGACACTTACAGCCAGGTCTTTGTCACGGTGACAGTTGTTTGTGAGATTGTTGATCGTTTCGTTTTCCCCATTGGCGACCTCCTCTTCTCTATCCCGTCTGCGCTGCTGAACCTTCGAGCGAACGCAAACCACCACCACGGCGCATGCGACTACCAACAACAGCACCAGCAGGACACCCGATCCCACGGCAGTCCAGGGAACGTCTCCCGCAATTTGGGACGCTCTGTCCGGAAGCAAGAACTGGCAGTTGCGTCCTCCGTATCCCGGTACGCAAGCGCACACGTAACGGTTGTTCCTCTCGTGGCAGGTGGCGCCATTATGGCACGGGTTGTGTTGGCAGCGGCTCACAGGTGAGCTGCAGTTCCGTCCGGTGTATCCAGGCGGGCATGTGCAGATGTAACCGGTGGTCCCTTCCTGACAAGTCCCGCCATTTTGGCAGGGGTACAGCGAGCACTCGTCCCCGGCACGATCGCAGTTCATTCCCGTGAACCCTTCGGGACACTGGCAGAGGTACGAGTTCACCAGGTCGACACAGCGTGCACCTGTGGATCAGAAAGGGAAGAGAATTAGATTCTGGACCAGTTTTGATCACAAACATTCAAGTTCAAATCCAAAAGTGCATCTTACCATTAGAGCATGGACTGGAGGAGCAATGGTCGATCTTCTTCTCGCAGTTGAACCCTGCATATCCTGTGGGACACTGGCAGAAGTAACCACCATCGGGGTTGTCGGCACAGCGTCCGCCGTTAAAGCAAGGACCGTCCGCACACGTCATGGCGCTAAGCTCGCAGTTGTTGCCATAAAAGCCAGGTGGACAGGTACAGCTGTAGGTGTTCTCCATGTCCTGTAAACGCAAAAGGAACGGGATGCTTAGCTCAAGAACAGGTGTTTTAATGCAAAAGCATTAAATTATTGGTTTGGCAAACGTTTACACTTACAGTGCAGCTTCCACCATTGCGGCAGGGGTTTCCTGTGCATTCATTGACCTCGATCTCACAGCTGGCTCCCGTGAATCCTGGCCGACAGGAACAGGTGTAGCTACCCTGACCGGTGTTACTACAAGTGGCTCCATTCAGGCAGGGCTTATGATGTGTGCAGTAGTTCAGATCTGTAACAGAGGCGGACATATGTTGAGCACATGTGGATTAATCTGACCCAAAGCAGCGACACATGGCTGGACCGCAGCTGGACAGCTGCCGTGCACTCTCATATCTCGCTTTCAGCCAAACATCCTTGTGTCGCCTAGTCTTTCAAGGCCATTCTAAATGCTTTTCTTTGATCTTTTGTGTGTCTTTCGCTCTGCTCGCTTTCTTACCTTGGTTGCAGAAGAGGCCACCCCAGCCTTCCTGGCAGTTGCATTGCCATGGCTGCTGGCAGGTTCCATGAAGGCATCCTGGATAGCGTATGCACTCATCACAGTAGCGGCCTTTAAAGCCCACTCTGCACCTgatgcacaaaataaacaaactctCTGGTTAGAAAACCAATCCTGAAGGCGATCTTAACAGCTAACGACGTAAACTTTTGAGATTAACCTACTTGCACTCTCCAGGTTTTTCGCAGAAGCCGTGCTCCTCGTCGCATCCCGGAAGGCAAATTGCTGTAAGGAggacaaaacacctgcattagGATCTTGGAGGGACATCTTAAATCCTAAGTAGGACATTTTATGTCAAATGAAGAGAGAGGTGGGGTCACCTAAACCTATTAGTGTTCTCTCTTGCTAAAAAAATACTCGAATCTGCTAATCACCACTGAAGAATTTCTGCTTAACACATGACAACAATAGGGCGCTCACAAACAAGGGGACCCTTCTTTCCTCCCTCTCTTCACTGTGggtcaaaactttttttctctctccctcctgTGCTCTCAATGTCTCCGGGTAGGGAAGATAAGAGTGGACAGCTGGTGTATGCGCGGCCAGCGGGCGACAGCTGCTCCATTGTCTGCGCACTCCCGGCAGCTGCCCACTTCAAACAATACCTCCCCTACGCCAGCCAATCAGCAGCCGGCCCACTCTGGGAGCAGCCAATAGGAGGCCAGCATGTAAATTTATGGCACGCGTGAGATTATTCCTAAAAACTTTCCTCCTCCCGACTGGAATAAATCAAGTGGTGTGTTGTGAGAGTGGGCTGAAAGGGGGAGTGTGAGTGTGGGGGGCGGGGGTATTAGTTACAAGTTGTTCGTAACCGTTAACTTTGTTTTTTCCCTTCCCTCTTTTTTCTAACCTGGGTTGAGTTTTTCAAACCAACAACATTACATTTATGGAAtgtttactgtattaaaaaacaatgtttttactcACGTTCTGTGCAGTACTGGCCCTTCCACCCGGCGTCGCAGATTATTTCTCCACGTTCTCCGCAGGTGAAGTGACCGAATGCATCATCTCGGGGCCGGCAGAACACAGAGCATCCCTCGCCGTAGTAGTGCTCGTCGCACACAAAGCGGTATGAGTACTTGAGCTCGGTTCGACCCACGCTGTGCAGATCCTGAGACCAGTCCTCGCCCACAGTCAAGTGCCGCTGTGTGGTCATGGTACTGATGATGCGCTCTGGGTTTTCTACACAGAAAATGATTTTCAGTCATGccgtttaaaaatgtttatattaacattGTTTTTCTGGTGGGAGGCCACATACCTGTTGTCAGATCCTCTTTGGAATcagcatgcactgcttcaatgATAAGAGAAAAGGTTCCCTGCGatagcaaaaataaatttgtgCATCAGAAAATGAGCTGAACATTACTTCTGAATTACTTCTTAATGCATCAGTACTCACCGGCCATGTGAAACCGAAATTCATCCTGATGGGATTGGTGAAAGAGCCATCCGGTAAGGTATCTGGCACTTGGAAAGAGTTGGACCCCAGCACAGGGGTGACGGTGCCTCCGTAGGTGCAGGGCGGCTCTGGAGATGCATTGGGCTGATAATGTTTTAAGCAGATGCGGAAAAAAGTCTTGCACTCGCACTGCTGGTACGGCGTGGTCATTCCAGCTTTACAGCAGTTCTTGTTGCCTTGCACACCCTTCTTGTTCAAAAACTCCTGCAACTTCAGCTCGAAGACGCCTGAGGAAGACGCCTGGAGAAGAAGCAGCGTTTGAATGTTAGCTCTAAATTAACACATTGCTTTAGATTCAGATATGAGTGAGGAGTCAGTCTTACCTGGCAGAGCAGCATGTACAGGATGGAGAAGAGCAACAGTAAGTAGCGTCCcatgatgaataaataataaataaataggttttTGAAAGTCTTTGAGCAACTTGGCTGCTCCCAGATCAGTCAGGGGGATCCCTCGTATTAAAAGGCTTTTCTTTTCGCCGACTGATTCATTGGAAGAGGCTTGCTTTCAAAAGACGCTGAGCGTGAACGCAGTTCCCTTTCATGTCAAGTGCGCACAAAGCAACAGTTCTTGCCCGAAAATAAGTGTccaaaaataatcagaaaataaACAGACTTGTTGGATTCCGTCGGAGTGATATAATCCTCAAAAGTCGGAGAAGAAAAGTTGAAAAGATGCTCGTGTGTATTCTTATAGTTCCTTCTTCGTCTGATTATAAACCAGGGTTCGTCACTGGTCCAACATCCCTCCTCACGTCCTTCTCCCACGGACACTGTGCGTTTGTATCTGGAGCGAGGCCGCCTGCCGCCAGTTTTATACGGGGTGCCACATGCCGGGGTAATAATATGCTAATGAACCACTACCCCCAATCTGTCCCACGCTTTACAATGCAACCAGCCCCTACCAACCAAGCTCTCCCAAACACATCAGCGCTGCTGTGTGTGCGTAAAAGTGACGGTAATTTACAACTTGAAGTTTTAGACGTTCGATTATTTATTGTAGATATATTATTTGCATTAGAATATACATACAATGCGACGCAATTGAtagttttgtgtttgtgcattcGCTCAGGGAGTTATAAAACGCGTGTTTATTTGGCTTAATTAAACTAATCTTAAAAGTTAACTTGAGGAAGGCAATCTCAGTTTTCAACAAATGCCCACTTCCCTTTGCGTTTCCTGCTTCGGGGAGTCTCCTGATTTGTGTCTAAAAAACATTCCTCAGGCTAACAGTGTGTGTGCGTCAGGCAAACTCACAAAAGAATACGCATCATTTGTATGGAGGCCAAATTCTCCACTTGCTTTCCTTTTtccgctgtgtgtgtgtgtgtgtgtgtgtgcgtgcgtgtgtgtattaAACGCGTGCAGTGAAAGAGTCCGAAGCGCGCGCgtgtgcgtgagtgtgtgttagcttgtgtgtgtgtgtatgtgtgtgtgtgttgctcgCGTGGCCATCCCCGGGGCGCTCCGCTATTGTGTGCAGGCGGAATAAGTTTGCTCTCAGCTGTATGG
This genomic window from Labeo rohita strain BAU-BD-2019 chromosome 1, IGBB_LRoh.1.0, whole genome shotgun sequence contains:
- the dla gene encoding delta-like protein A: MGRYLLLLFSILYMLLCQASSSGVFELKLQEFLNKKGVQGNKNCCKAGMTTPYQQCECKTFFRICLKHYQPNASPEPPCTYGGTVTPVLGSNSFQVPDTLPDGSFTNPIRMNFGFTWPGTFSLIIEAVHADSKEDLTTENPERIISTMTTQRHLTVGEDWSQDLHSVGRTELKYSYRFVCDEHYYGEGCSVFCRPRDDAFGHFTCGERGEIICDAGWKGQYCTEPICLPGCDEEHGFCEKPGECKCRVGFKGRYCDECIRYPGCLHGTCQQPWQCNCQEGWGGLFCNQDLNYCTHHKPCLNGATCSNTGQGSYTCSCRPGFTGASCEIEVNECTGNPCRNGGSCTDMENTYSCTCPPGFYGNNCELSAMTCADGPCFNGGRCADNPDGGYFCQCPTGYAGFNCEKKIDHCSSSPCSNGARCVDLVNSYLCQCPEGFTGMNCDRAGDECSLYPCQNGGTCQEGTTGYICTCPPGYTGRNCSSPVSRCQHNPCHNGATCHERNNRYVCACVPGYGGRNCQFLLPDRASQIAGDVPWTAVGSGVLLVLLLVVACAVVVVCVRSKVQQRRRDREEEVANGENETINNLTNNCHRDKDLAVSVVGAAPLKNINKKIDFHSDHDDLSMTTEKEKRSYKTRHAPADYNLVHEVKYEVKHEVKLEHAGKEMAAKELSDSCEDVKCQSLQDSSEFEEKRRKRLKSDASEKSKYSESRYSESKYSESKYSESKYSESKYSDSLYSESACASACASASTSACVDTKYKSVMVMSEEKDECVIATEV